A window of the Pseudomonas furukawaii genome harbors these coding sequences:
- a CDS encoding choline dehydrogenase — translation MSAHEFDYLIVGAGSAGCVLANRLGAEPGVKVLVLEAGPMDQSWTIDMPSAVGIVVGGSRYNWRYSTEPEPWLDNRRIGTPRGRTLGGSSSINGMVYIRGHARDYDSWAEQGCHGWSYQEVLPYFIRAENHERGADAYHGDAGHLHVTAGNIDTPLCSAFVQAGVEAGYGQSRDLNGFRQEGFGPVDRTTRKGKRWSTARGYLAEALLRGNVTVATGALSLRILFEGRRACGIEYEQNGQVHQARARREVILAAGAINSPQLLLLSGVGPAEEVRAQGLPLVHDLPGVGRRLNDHPDTVVQYLCKQPVSIYPWTRAPGKWWIGARWFVSHDGLAASNHFEAGAFIRSRAGVEHPDLQLTFMPLAVQPGSVDLVPSHAFQIHIDLMRPTSLGSVTLRGADPRLPPRIQFNYLKTEQDRADMRAGARLVREIIEQPAMRALKGRELVPGPESLSDGALDAWARRVTETGYHASGTCKMGPASDPEAVVDPELRVHGLDGLRVVDASIMPIIVSGNTNAPTVMIAEKASDMIRGLVPLPAAQVPVWTHPDWRGQQR, via the coding sequence ATGTCTGCACATGAATTCGACTACCTGATCGTCGGCGCCGGCTCGGCCGGCTGCGTGCTGGCCAATCGTCTTGGCGCCGAGCCTGGCGTGAAGGTGCTGGTACTGGAGGCCGGGCCGATGGACCAGAGCTGGACCATCGACATGCCGTCCGCGGTCGGCATCGTCGTGGGGGGCAGCCGCTACAACTGGCGCTACAGCACCGAGCCAGAGCCCTGGCTCGACAACCGCCGCATCGGCACGCCACGTGGCCGCACCCTGGGTGGCTCCTCATCCATCAATGGGATGGTCTACATCCGTGGCCACGCACGCGACTACGACAGTTGGGCCGAGCAAGGCTGTCATGGCTGGAGCTACCAGGAAGTGCTGCCCTATTTCATCCGCGCGGAGAACCATGAACGGGGTGCGGATGCCTACCACGGCGACGCTGGGCACCTGCACGTGACGGCAGGCAACATCGATACGCCTCTCTGTTCCGCCTTCGTCCAGGCCGGAGTGGAGGCCGGCTATGGTCAGAGTCGCGACCTCAATGGCTTTCGACAGGAAGGATTCGGGCCGGTGGACCGCACCACCCGCAAGGGCAAGCGATGGAGTACCGCCCGTGGCTATCTGGCCGAAGCACTGCTGCGTGGCAATGTCACGGTCGCCACCGGCGCGCTGAGCCTGCGCATTCTCTTCGAGGGGCGCCGCGCCTGTGGTATCGAGTACGAGCAGAACGGCCAGGTGCACCAGGCCCGTGCCCGCCGCGAGGTGATCCTCGCCGCCGGGGCGATCAACTCGCCGCAACTGCTGTTGCTCTCAGGCGTTGGTCCAGCGGAAGAGGTCAGGGCCCAGGGTCTGCCCCTTGTCCATGATCTGCCAGGCGTCGGCCGCCGTCTCAATGACCATCCGGACACCGTGGTGCAATACCTGTGCAAGCAGCCGGTATCCATCTATCCCTGGACCCGCGCGCCGGGCAAATGGTGGATCGGCGCTCGCTGGTTCGTCAGCCATGATGGCCTGGCGGCCAGCAACCACTTCGAAGCGGGTGCCTTCATACGCTCGAGGGCGGGCGTCGAGCACCCGGACCTGCAGCTCACCTTCATGCCGCTCGCCGTGCAGCCGGGCAGCGTCGACCTGGTGCCGTCGCATGCCTTCCAGATCCACATTGACCTGATGCGACCGACCAGCCTTGGCAGCGTCACCCTTCGCGGTGCCGATCCACGTCTGCCGCCACGGATTCAGTTCAACTACCTGAAGACCGAGCAGGATCGAGCCGACATGCGCGCCGGTGCGCGGCTGGTGCGGGAAATCATCGAACAGCCGGCCATGCGCGCGCTGAAAGGCAGGGAGTTGGTGCCGGGGCCGGAAAGCCTCAGCGACGGGGCGCTGGACGCCTGGGCTCGGCGGGTGACCGAAACCGGTTACCACGCCAGCGGTACCTGCAAGATGGGCCCGGCCTCCGACCCGGAGGCGGTGGTCGATCCAGAGCTTCGGGTGCATGGCCTGGACGGTCTGCGGGTGGTGGACGCCTCGATCATGCCGATCATCGTCAGTGGCAACACCAATGCGCCGACGGTGATGATCGCGGAGAAGGCCAGCGATATGATCCGGGGCCTGGTACCCCTGCCTGCGGCCCAGGTCCCGGTGTGGACTCATCCGGACTGGCGTGGACAGCAACGATAA
- a CDS encoding GlxA family transcriptional regulator, translating to MEGLNPKERALAAGESPLRVGLLCLPSFPSLGLAAVAEPLAIANWLSQKRLFQWTLLSLDGEPVQASNGLSSQVEAGISPEQEFDLCFVIASFDVHRHCRNNLLKSWLRKQALFGAVLVGVETGTELLAAAGVLDGYDAAVHWDNLPGFQESYPRVRSRAQLYCLDRQRLTCAGAAAILDMMLTWLGSRIDADLAREIGMHLLVGQVRAPTESQLDDGQRAEPLHEGKLRRAVRLMEQTLEEPLDCEAIASRVGLSRRQLERQFKQHTGLSPLKYYIALRLARAHNLLQQTNLSVSQVAASSGFGSLEHFSRAYRARFGCPPSEDRSQTWTAPVMRQPLTRQGT from the coding sequence GTGGAAGGCCTGAACCCCAAGGAGCGTGCCCTGGCAGCCGGTGAAAGCCCGTTGCGCGTCGGGCTGCTGTGTTTGCCTTCATTCCCCAGCCTGGGGCTGGCCGCGGTCGCCGAGCCGCTGGCCATCGCCAACTGGCTGAGCCAGAAGCGGCTGTTCCAATGGACCCTGCTGTCACTGGACGGTGAGCCGGTACAGGCCAGCAATGGCCTTTCCAGCCAGGTGGAGGCGGGTATCAGCCCGGAGCAGGAGTTCGACCTCTGCTTCGTGATCGCCAGCTTCGATGTCCATCGACACTGCCGCAACAACCTGCTGAAAAGCTGGCTGCGCAAACAGGCGCTGTTCGGCGCCGTGCTGGTGGGCGTGGAAACCGGTACCGAACTGCTGGCCGCCGCCGGCGTGCTGGATGGCTATGACGCGGCCGTGCACTGGGACAACCTGCCCGGCTTCCAGGAGAGTTACCCCAGGGTGCGCTCCCGCGCTCAGCTCTACTGCCTGGATCGCCAGCGTCTGACCTGCGCCGGTGCGGCGGCCATCCTGGACATGATGCTGACCTGGCTGGGGAGCCGCATCGACGCCGACCTGGCCCGGGAGATCGGTATGCACCTCCTGGTCGGGCAGGTGCGTGCGCCCACCGAGAGTCAGCTGGACGACGGTCAGAGGGCTGAGCCGCTGCATGAAGGCAAGCTGCGTCGCGCAGTGCGCCTGATGGAGCAGACCCTGGAAGAACCCCTGGACTGCGAAGCCATCGCCAGCCGTGTGGGGTTGTCACGTCGGCAGCTGGAGCGTCAGTTCAAGCAGCACACCGGCCTATCGCCGCTGAAGTACTACATCGCCTTGCGACTGGCCCGCGCCCACAACCTGCTGCAACAGACCAACCTCAGCGTCTCCCAGGTCGCCGCCAGCTCGGGCTTCGGATCGCTGGAGCACTTCTCCCGCGCCTACCGCGCGCGCTTCGGTTGCCCACCCAGCGAGGACCGCAGCCAGACCTGGACGGCACCCGTGATGAGGCAGCCGCTGACTCGGCAAGGAACCTAG
- a CDS encoding class II aldolase and adducin N-terminal domain-containing protein, whose protein sequence is MNEHNHWQARVDLACAFRWAARLGLHEAIANHFSLAVSADGREFLINPYGKHFSEIRASDLILVNADDPGTLDRPDAPDITAWALHGALHRNQPQARCVLHTHSRYATALACLADSRLPPIEQNCMRFFERLAIDEGFDGMGLGDEAERVSRLLDGKPVLLLGSHGVMVAATSVAQAFDDLYYFERACEIYLTALATGRPLRIASDEVARKTARQWLEYPDFAEKHFAALKRILDREEAGYSS, encoded by the coding sequence ACGAGCACAATCACTGGCAGGCACGGGTCGATCTCGCCTGCGCCTTCCGCTGGGCCGCCCGCCTCGGCCTGCACGAGGCTATCGCCAACCATTTCAGCCTGGCGGTATCCGCAGATGGCCGGGAGTTCCTGATCAACCCCTACGGCAAGCACTTTTCGGAGATCCGCGCCAGCGACCTGATCCTGGTCAACGCCGATGACCCCGGCACCCTCGATCGCCCTGACGCTCCGGACATTACCGCCTGGGCCCTGCACGGCGCGCTGCACCGCAACCAGCCCCAGGCGCGCTGCGTGCTGCACACCCACTCCAGGTACGCCACGGCATTGGCCTGCCTGGCCGACTCGCGGCTGCCGCCCATCGAGCAGAACTGCATGCGCTTCTTCGAGCGACTGGCGATAGACGAAGGCTTCGATGGCATGGGCCTGGGTGACGAAGCCGAGCGGGTCAGCCGCCTGCTGGATGGCAAACCGGTGCTGTTGCTGGGCAGCCACGGCGTGATGGTCGCGGCCACCAGCGTGGCCCAGGCCTTCGATGACCTCTACTACTTCGAGCGCGCCTGCGAGATCTACCTCACCGCCCTGGCCACCGGCAGGCCGCTGCGCATCGCCAGCGACGAAGTGGCGCGCAAGACTGCCCGGCAATGGCTGGAGTACCCGGACTTCGCCGAAAAACACTTCGCGGCGCTCAAGCGCATTCTGGATCGGGAAGAGGCTGGGTATTCGTCGTAG